TTGAAATCCATCTATGGCAAacacatttatatatacaacCCATCACATTTagatcaatttattttatcatttaatggtatatataatataatgtaaCTGTAATTAtggttaataaaatattttaaggaAAATATTTTGTCTTTGATTGATGAAGAAAATAGTGGGCTGGACAATGATTgtgattataaattatttttaaataaaatgtaatgagttttatttataaaaagaaaatatttttttttcatatttttatcatacataatgattaaaatgaaaactatttgatatattttaataagttataaaaatatattgtatagttttagtcatttaaaaataaattaattacattatatattataaaaaaaaaataataatatgagaaaattaaaaaaataaaaaatgattagtaagtattaaagttataattttatgtaaaaaaaaaagatatatatataatataactacaggtaattaaaaaatatatataattttaaattactttatataaattttattatttttctttttatttaactttacattttaacaaattttattttctaaatattgaaaagaaaatatttattataaaataattatgatctatgaataaaatttaatgtaaaagaattataattttaagtgttggaaattttataaattatgataaattatttatattaattaagaAACGATAAACATATCTTAAAGTGTATCATATATCAAGGTGTATGAAgacataattaaaatataataaaaacttgccttataacatttttaatttcacaatatatatatttaatattataccTTTATATTATGTAAAGAATTTCTCAATTAAACATTACAAATAAACATTCTTCCTACTCATAAAATTAAGGTTTTCctaatttgtttattttatattttagtaattCAATGATTACTCATGATTATGACTTTTACAAATTAAGAAAAAGGTCGTTGATGtagttatattaaaacaaaacattacttattaattttatttattttaacaattatatatatatataaaaatttatatatatattaatctttaaatataggaagagaaaaattaaataatataaagtcataataatacatttttgtaaatatatcaattaaataattatcatttaaaagtaaattagtaaaataaattttatctgtACTGTTCCAGGTTGAATGAAAAGTTCTTCcaatattaatttcatttattataaaattaatagattCTTTTGGTATAtgttttgatttaaaataatttataagattttcaataaaattacttttccTACTTTCTAATGaggaatatttaataaaataaaattttttaaaatttttataaaactcaCATCGcctaaaaagaaattttttttttaattaaaacattaaaataactttattaacAAACCAATTTTGGggaaaaaaatgttgatcatcaaaattatttaatctttCTCCATTATAACTTCTCCTATACATTCTATCGTATATCTTTTCAATGAAACATTTCATATCCATTTTACAACCACCACATATACCAGGTTTTTTCATCCATTCTCTGTTTAGAACACACTTATCAACAAAACCAGATATAAATCTTTCTATAGGATTTCTTATAATAGCTAAATAACTCCACTCCccattaatatcatttttattaaattttttctccAACTCTTCAATAGAAGTTCCCTCATTTGTCAAACCACAAGATCTCCTCCCAAAAATTTCATCTTTAAAATGTTTCCCTGACAAGATATATTTTGTCTCATTATTCAAGAAACATATTATTGCTGTCATCATTgtggaaaaatttttatcaatagcacaataattaattttgtattttgtTGATACACGAAAACGTGGATAAAATGGTGAGAAAGGTTTTATGCATACTTTTTGAGatgataaaagtttattttttggtAGAAAACTTTCATCTATGATACTacaatttattgtttttttatgtaatgaTAAATGGtatattctattaaaaatcaaagagtaatttgaaatattaaatataacataatatagaagaataaataaaaataatattatggttgtttttaataaatgtttcatcatatatttaattacaataaataattttcatatgaTCAATAAgtatatcattatatttttagcggatttttaaaagattagtatttttaattgataaaaattgtgtattaatattatttatatatggttttaaaaacaaatctttaaattaaaaaatttaattagtAAATTGTAACTTTATAACTACAGTACAACttattgataattatttattttaaaatttttataaatacttttattcttataattactttgtattatttatcaacaaaaaaaatgttttaatttattaaaatttattaaatattattattgttttaggaaaaaaaagttattataaaaaaagtgataaaaatctatgagaaaaattttgaaatgaTAACTGTTatgagaaaattttttttatcttcctgctctaatttttaaaaaaaaaaaactatcttttctttttctatgGCACATGAAGATAAtgtgatatatttttttttcttattaaattgttatttgtaatattagatgatttttttttatttattaaaaatatcttcttTGATTATTACCAGTACTTCCATTATATTGATGATGATGGAATGATCCTGCTACAGGTGTACTATTCATTGGATAATTTTGTGGATATGGAAAATTAATTGCCCTCCATGCATTCATCTGTTGAACTGTTATCATTGGATTTGGAGGAGTAGGAGCACCCGTTGGTTGTGGGTAATTATAACGATAATTTGTTATTGGTACCTCTGGTCTACaaccatttttaatatcattttccATTGCCTGTTTAGATAAAGTTTCAAtatgctttttttttgttaattgtTGACCTGACTTGGTGGAACGTTTTTTATTTGGTGGTGGTGTTTGTGGTTCCTCATAAATACTTTCATCATTCTCAAatgaatcattaaaatttccCCCTATTCTTGATGATGGTATTCTTTTAGGTTTTCTGGACATTGTTGTAGATGATTTTTCATAATCTGGTGGTGGCATTATCATATGTCTTGTTGGAATTGGTGTTATTATATTaccattataatattttgagaTACGTCCATCAATCCCATTtgaaacaatatatattccATCACCTGGTTGTTCAATGATACATGATGGTGCCATTGGTTCCTCACACATTTGACCAATTTTTACACAACATGTTGCAACAGATTCtgttaagaaaattattgatgatggaacaaataataaaatattaataatagtaacaatagatgataaaaatataatacaaaacATATGATATATCAATGGAATTTTTGATGATAATAATGGAACAAATGTTAAACCAGTAATGACAGAAGCTAATGCTACTGGCATAAGAGTACACTGAAAAGCATATTGTATTCTGGCTCCAGAAGTTATATGTGTAAATCCTGAATTAgtataattataaacaaaatgaaTAGTTGAAACtgtattaaaaagtattccCATTAAGATTGCCGTACCAGTAAGTATATTTAATGGAATAGAAAAATGATATGAATATCCAACTAAACAAAGGACAgcaataatatttgataataaacaTGTTAAAGCCATAGCaggattattaaaaaaaagaattgtcATAACAAATACAATTCCACAAATAATACCAAGACATGTTAGAAGAGCTCCACTTAATTGAAGATCATGTTGAAGAGAAAATATGAAAGGagtttttaatgttataggtaaattatattttttagctAATTCTAAGATTCCtgatatcatttttaattgttcaCTTGATCCTTTACTACTCATCTCCAGATACATtctactttttattatttgtgtattaaatttatcaaaaacaatatcagttgaatattttttgtaactGTCAGATTGAAGGAAAATATATGAAACTATAGGAACTATTGTATCAGCATTAACATCATATACTGTTGTATGTTGAAATCTTTCGAAATCCATTAACCAACTTACGGCTTTTGTAGCATATTGTTGATCTAATGGCCATCTaagtaatgataatatttcttcttttttaactCTATCATAATAATCTAATGGAGCATTAAGAAcaatttctaaataattatcaGATTTTTTGAATGATTTTCTATATGTattcataaatttatatgatgTAGTATTTGTATTAACAAAATGTTCCTCTTTCAAGTCAACTGATGTCTGATAGAAACCCCATACaccaataattatatatattgtcaTTGCAAAAACAACAAGACTTCTAACATTAGCATTAGATAGTACTCTTCCAATAATTCTACTTTTTGATGATTTATAATCAGTTAATTTTTCATGAAGtacattgaaaaaattttcatcaaAATCAGGTAAcgttttttcattaaaattatcatcaCCATTTCTACAAAATTGGTACCATTTAACTCCTTCAGCTTCTTTTTTACCACTTGTATACATACATAATGTAAGGTAAAATAAGGCAAATACTAACATAATAGCAAATGATGCtccaataataaaaagtgaaTATTGTAAATGTTGATTTATGGCAAAAGTTCCTGCTCCACAGGTAGCAATAACAATTATAAGAAGTGATAATATGACAACAGGACCATCCCATGATAGtataaaaactaatttttcaACTGGATGTAAAGCAGCCATACAATATCTTGACC
This Strongyloides ratti genome assembly S_ratti_ED321, chromosome : 2 DNA region includes the following protein-coding sequences:
- a CDS encoding Sulfotransferase family-containing protein; this encodes MMKHLLKTTIILFLFILLYYVIFNISNYSLIFNRIYHLSLHKKTINCSIIDESFLPKNKLLSSQKVCIKPFSPFYPRFRVSTKYKINYCAIDKNFSTMMTAIICFLNNETKYILSGKHFKDEIFGRRSCGLTNEGTSIEELEKKFNKNDINGEWSYLAIIRNPIERFISGFVDKCVLNREWMKKPGICGGCKMDMKCFIEKIYDRMYRRSYNGERLNNFDDQHFFPQNWRCEFYKNFKKFYFIKYSSLESRKSNFIENLINYFKSKHIPKESINFIINEINIGRTFHSTWNSTDKIYFTNLLLNDNYLIDIFTKMYYYDFILFNFSLPIFKD
- a CDS encoding Patched family-containing protein, producing the protein MAERFVSNSIWKLEQQIASANTNNSISTSYPSNSGSLNRGSKKDDSITLKSYTSKDHDNSPHNSNYSNPPSVKYKSIEKNMNLESEGNEIFKPNADLKIETVYSDCERKTSSSPREFQRNQKKEIFSSDDEEEKKNLSTNSGPLIRKSKELSLPPIPTDINNSLQKYNSTTKNQELLPTYNNYHRHNNIPIVKINTFRWLEVGVKRILFFLGKTVPKHKILFTLLPLIFSTLSIIGPIIYYNNLSLTIPFPTFMNHNEKSGSTVENYRIGGNNLGNNLNFNSTNPMFNSFKKTSQAEFSILISTIDQYDTVLNSDVIDLYQQIRSNMQKLRFTPSKDTKYKWKDVCREDCSEKNELVKKLLDKELLLRYPEAVMRETFNNDSDDMKISGLNISRIYIANLLGDIIQDSEGIVSRARTLQLNLKMKDNLKNEIFEEYEKNFRNAVEKERIEIKKHSLELNYWSVRKYVVEVLDGLENAHYKLFYCAITLITLCFFSGFRKDSYQSRPFFGIQIALVLIISIGAGIFVQITGVGQYYTLAFLVSFPIIQIGLVLFYSMLDSWSRYCMAALHPVEKLVFILSWDGPVVILSLLIIVIATCGAGTFAINQHLQYSLFIIGASFAIMLVFALFYLTLCMYTSGKKEAEGVKWYQFCRNGDDNFNEKTLPDFDENFFNVLHEKLTDYKSSKSRIIGRVLSNANVRSLVVFAMTIYIIIGVWGFYQTSVDLKEEHFVNTNTTSYKFMNTYRKSFKKSDNYLEIVLNAPLDYYDRVKKEEILSLLRWPLDQQYATKAVSWLMDFERFQHTTVYDVNADTIVPIVSYIFLQSDSYKKYSTDIVFDKFNTQIIKSRMYLEMSSKGSSEQLKMISGILELAKKYNLPITLKTPFIFSLQHDLQLSGALLTCLGIICGIVFVMTILFFNNPAMALTCLLSNIIAVLCLVGYSYHFSIPLNILTGTAILMGILFNTVSTIHFVYNYTNSGFTHITSGARIQYAFQCTLMPVALASVITGLTFVPLLSSKIPLIYHMFCIIFLSSIVTIINILLFVPSSIIFLTESVATCCVKIGQMCEEPMAPSCIIEQPGDGIYIVSNGIDGRISKYYNGNIITPIPTRHMIMPPPDYEKSSTTMSRKPKRIPSSRIGGNFNDSFENDESIYEEPQTPPPNKKRSTKSGQQLTKKKHIETLSKQAMENDIKNGCRPEVPITNYRYNYPQPTGAPTPPNPMITVQQMNAWRAINFPYPQNYPMNSTPVAGSFHHHQYNGSTGNNQRRYF